The following proteins come from a genomic window of Lolium rigidum isolate FL_2022 chromosome 5, APGP_CSIRO_Lrig_0.1, whole genome shotgun sequence:
- the LOC124654447 gene encoding uncharacterized protein LOC124654447, with product MAWRGAASRTVLAAVRRPAPAIGALRAPAPLAAPRRRLPFAFTNAAPTSPLGAARPLAALMGSPLTTPVVLARLTAHPGASARACCELSQGT from the exons ATGGCGTGGCGCGGCGCAGCCTCCCGCACCGTCCTGGCGGCCGTCCGCCGCCCGGCACCCGCAATCGGCGCCCTTCGCGCCCCTGCTCCCCtcgccgccccgcgccgccggctCCCTTTCGCCTTCACCAACGCCGCCCCCACCTCCCCGCTCGGGGCCGCACG GCCCCTGGCGGCGCTGATGGGGTCGCCGCTGACGACGCCGGTGGTCCTAGCGCGACTGACGGCGCACCCCGGGGCCAGCGCCCGGGCCTGCTGCGAGCTCTCCCAGG GTACTTGA